The Oncorhynchus kisutch isolate 150728-3 unplaced genomic scaffold, Okis_V2 Okis07a-Okis12b_hom, whole genome shotgun sequence genome includes a region encoding these proteins:
- the LOC109877612 gene encoding sterile alpha motif domain-containing protein 9 isoform X1 → MSDTTVPPEGAESGKSEHVRQWLHSSPTAPQEYNEDVAGSSLLCPGKQGLVAQDERAESPSCLSMKSDHSMGQPINFHRGHGTRDKREGADSPTPSYLSMKSDQSMGPSSRMMTSDTTQLSIGGVHATMHTEHHGMNRVSNLREFPQRIEDWTKEHVKEWLISSLKLPEVATELYEQDVCGASLVCIEKQDLTDFGVKFGPAIQIIKNVEILRNDLESVGRSMRSPESDPFRRQERFRFKAIPEARMGSHEETLDSDSVKLESVAPSLSSSWTSVEELRHSGSDVASPILQPMVESESIPAYGNMEDNTRQSETSISSFDHLRETAPNLEKRICPPRPFDQNDLSFTYIQNDTFPPESGPSNLIDPVHEYKLLPSTEEASEIDILEKFSNEVFRFSAACMNSRTNGTIHFGVTGGHGHMHGQVIGQNLPSFNMYTDRFDMHLKEHFGEETNIARACIRPPKFFQVQRLDGATSDKWVIEVDVVPSYSQTQEKLFYTSIISEQNGEEYKTECLFIRQGPKSINILANNNPRSLQEKMRGLTEEVKCWSSARKSKEESNCQQITQNQNHQGQRLKQLITHGRDTLESSLQVIVVTNKCHPSLHEHLGFLKEMKLFAVLEFDPESDMNGTCSFYRTDRIANLHYPRMYNTNDNVSTVIGKLNLFKQTSWVFCNGRANEVSEADRPFSTSEWLKKRAGEISDMVSFLCNPDVLSKDRLLVVFMLHSGVTDISCPILEAFCAIYRTLEGEDNMLCICKDSNVFSQWRDMINTRCKVDITSKCIYELSLTEIDCTIRKIKEPQTRSSRRYLPSSGSSSVLLTQKDEELMTVLDILSENECENTEIETKDTFEEFKTNTEEDFYRGGQVTWWNFYLSERPGCLPFIKRDKYEDLHNLITPTEGYTSPCIIINLFHHPGCGGTTLAMHVLWNLRCKFRCAVLKNTTAQNSEIAVQVTHLLTCGKEKQLSYSPVLLLVDNWEDVEDLQRCILSAANEKKKPDTLMVIILNCERSQIPAESSRNSRLDNVFMINKLSTKEQSFFEVKLKELKGHHQKPETFYAFMIMTNNFSEKYIKNLVCNTLKDLDTSRKEGQLFSLLALLNTYVNGSYMALSLCEDFVGIRNALWGKETLEDKMNPYSTLLMRFNIEEHGTYQAVRFLHQMIASNCLKVLIGKHKLQLGEITTSLLHCDLLYKSGMGKDILVQNIQSMLITRQRKELGHDKDTLFSPLIEDIQTDEGTSQIKEVLVRATMRFDKNATLPQALARHFYLKEKDYISALQWAKDAQQKMYNSYIADTLGQVYKSHLKYEIERAEELTPEGLDKCLKLAFQATKAFRDSQELAKKDETMDSLDLPNRKRQRTYNTSGYVGEMEVSMIVFDIIKDIPFFNKSDALQRDKMLQFLKNHLPVSDFHETTNSTNDQFIAVLSDHEKFLVSLKPRLKEMFSFFENYFTYLKPRSIEKETAEDRNKRKVSELFKKYIHIFCSSGEERASERASKPKLSLRQEIEEQRNYLEQKRADSFAGLLQYLNEKNGNQIELILKKWQFIVQNSTRKLMADRINFILANIVLHCIKQSSTLLKRYEELVSLLNEALQEEGTHSNCTELYYLSMLLMWPRKDNLLESTTTFKNIGTYVTSSKKSFHRRFSHIFLAKSCIAHFYLGKSRGLRRIIHKGRLDQLLYKEGPKTSHKKASSKDRPPNPHQLWQSGAIWRDPEIQNLLQRVKGKTENGDIYVYYGGNLKISVRPVYLGGVRSGCSTEEVSFYLGFTMEGPVAYDIKYENDR, encoded by the exons ATGAGTGACACCACTGTACCGCCTGAGGGTGCAGAGAGTGGGAAGAGTGAACATGTCCGCCAATGGCTGCATAGTAGTCCCACCGCCCCACAGGAGTATAATGAGGACGTTGCAGGGTCAAGTCTTCTCTGCCCTGGTAAACAGGGCTTGGTGGCCCAGGATGAGAGAGCAGAGTCACCTAGCTGTCTGTCAATGAAGAGTGATCACTCAATGGGTCAGCCAATCAACTTCCACCGAGGACATGGCACAAGAGACAAAAG GGAGGGAGCAGACTCACCTACGCCCAGCTATCTGTCAATGAAGAGTGACCAGTCAATGGGTCCATCTTCAAG GATGATGACATCAGACACAACACAACTGTCCATTGGTGGAGTGCATGCAACAATG CATACTGAACATCATGGCATGAACAGAGTCAGCAACCTCAGAGAATTCCCACAGAGAATCGAAGACTGGACGAAGGAGCATGTGAAAGAGTGGCTAATTAGTAGCCTCAAACTCCCTGAGGTCGCAACAGAACTTTATGAACAGGACGTGTGCGGAGCTAGCCTGGTTTGCATTGAGAAACAGGACTTGACTGATTTCGGGGTTAAGTTTGGGCCTGCGATTCAAATCATAAAAAATGTAGAGATACTGAGAAACGACTTGGAGAGTGTAGGGAGAAGCATGAGATCCCCTGAGAGTGATCCCTTCAGAAGACAGGAGAGATTTAGATTTAAAGCCATACCAGAAGCTAGGATGGGGTCACATGAGGAAACTCTGGATTCTGACAGTGTGAAATTGGAGTCGGTGGCGCCAAGTCTAAGCTCATCATGGACATCAGTGGAAGAACTGAGACATTCCGGTTCAGATGTTGCATCCCCCATTCTTCAGCCAATGGTAGAGTCGGAATCCATTCCAGCTTATGGAAATATGGAGGACAATACGAGACAAAGTGAGACGTCCATCTCATCATTTGACCACTTAAGAGAAACTGCTCCAAATCTGGAGAAGAGAATATGTCCCCCACGTCCCTTTGACCAAAACGACCTATCGTTCACATACATACAAAATGATACCTTCCCCCCTGAATCCGGTCCAAGCAATCTCATTGACCCGGTACATGAGTACAAGCTCCTGCCAAGCACAGAGGAAGCCAGTGAGATAGATATTCTGGAAAAGTTCAGCAATGAAGTGTTTCGTTTTTCCGCAGCCTGCATGAACTCTCGCACCAATGGGACCATTCATTTTGGGGTGACAGGCGGGCACGGACACATGCATGGACAGGTGATTGGGCAAAACCTGCCATCATTCAATATGTATACAGACAGGTTTGACATGCATCTCAAGGAACACTTTGGAGAAGAAACAAATATCGCAAGAGCATGCATCAGACCTCCAAAATTCTTTCAGGTTCAACGTCTAGATGGCGCGACTTCAGACAAGTGGGTGATAGAAGTTGATGTTGTCCCAAGTTATTCACAGACTCAAGAGAAGCTTTTCTATACCTCAATAATATCTGAACAAAATGGAGAAGAATACAAAACTGAATGTCTATTTATTCGACAAGGTCCAAAGAGCATCAACATTCTTGCAAACAATAATCCCAGAAGTCTACAGGAGAAGATGAGAGGTTTGACAGAGGAAGTCAAATGTTGGTCATCAGCACGTAAGTCAAAAGAGGAGAGCAACTGTCAGCAGATAACCCAAAACCAAAACCACCAAGGTCAGAGGCTAAAACAATTGATTACTCATGGGAGAGACACACTTGAAAGCTCATTGCAAGTTATAGTTGTCACAAACAAGTGCCACCCCAGTCTTCATGAACATTTGGGGTTTTTGAAGGAGATGAAGTTGTTTGCAGTGCTGGAGTTTGACCCAGAATCTGACATGAACGGGACATGCAGTTTCTACAGAACAGATCGCATAGCGAATCTTCATTACCCTCGAATGTACAATACTAATGACAATGTCTCCACTGTTATCGGAAAGCTGAACTTGTTTAAGCAGACAAGCTGGGTCTTTTGTAATGGTCGAGCAAATGAGGTCAGTGAAGCAGACAGACCTTTCAGTACCAGTGAATGGCTGAAGAAACGTGCTGGAGAAATCAGCGATATGGTTTCATTTCTCTGCAATCCAGACGTCTTGTCGAAAGACAGACTACTTGTGGTGTTCATGCTTCACTCAGGAGTCACTGACATCTCATGCCCTATACTTGAGGCCTTTTGTGCGATCTATCGCACTCTTGAGGGTGAGGATAATATGCTCTGCATATGCAAAGATTCAAATGTATTCAGTCAATGGAGAGACATGATAAACACTCGCTGCAAAGTGGATATTACTAGTAAATGTATCTACGAATTGAGCCTGACTGAAATCGACTGCACCATCAGGAAAATCAAAGAACCCCAGACACGGTCCTCTAGGAGATATCTGCCATCTTCTGGCTCCAGTTCAGTCCTCCTGACACAAAAAGACGAAGAGCTGATGACCGTACTTGATATACTGAGTGAAAATGAATGTGAGAACACTGAAATTGAAACCAAAGACACTTTTGAGGAATTCAAGACCAACACGGAGGAGGACTTTTACAGAGGCGGACAAGTGACTTGGTGGAACTTCTACTTGTCCGAGAGGCCAGGTTGTCTGCCATTCATCAAACGTGACAAGTATGAGGATCTTCACAACCTGATCACACCTACAGAGGGGTACACATCACCATGCATAATAATAAACCTCTTCCATCATCCAGGATGTGGTGGAACAACACTGGCCATGCACGTTTTGTGGAACTTGAGATGTAAATTCAGATGTGCTGTTCTGAAAAACACCACAGCACAGAACAGTGAGATCGCAGTCCAAGTCACACACCTGCTGACCTGTGGCAAAGAGAAGCAGTTGAGTTATTCTCCTGTTCTACTCTTGGTGGACAACTGGGAGGACGTTGAAGACCTACAGAGATGCATACTAAGTGCAGCCAACGAGAAGAAGAAACCTGACACTCTGATGGTCATCATACTGAACTGTGAGAGATCCCAGATTCCAGCAGAGAGCTCCAGAAACAGCCGACTTGACAATGTGTTCATGATCAACAAGCTCTCCACCAAAGAGCAGAGCTTCTTTGAGGTGAAACTGAAAGAGCTCAAAGGTCACCATCAAAAACCTGAAACGTTCTACGCCTTCATGATCATGACAAACAATTTCAGTGAGAAGTACATCAAGAATCTGGTGTGCAACACCCTGAAAGACCTTGACACCTCCAGAAAAGAAGGACAGCTATTTTCACTCTTAGCTTTGCTAAATACATATGTGAACGGCTCCTACATGGCCCTGTCCCTATGTGAGGATTTTGTGGGGATTAGGAATGCTCTGTGGGGAAAAGAGACACTTGAGGACAAAATGAACCCATACTCCACGCTACTGATGCGCTTCAACATTGAAGAGCACGGCACTTATCAGGCAGTTCGGTTTCTACACCAAATGATTGCAAGTAATTGCCTCAAAGTCCTCATCGGAAAGCACAAGCTTCAACTGGGGGAAATAACAACCAGTCTGTTACACTGTGACTTGCTGTACAAATCTGGCATGGGTAAGGACATCCTGGTTCAAAACATCCAAAGTATGCTGATCACGCGGCAACGAAAGGAACTTGGACATGACAAAGATACACTCTTCTCTCCTTTGATTGAAGACATACAGACGGATGAGGGAACCAGCCAAATCAAAGAAGTTCTTGTAAGAGCAACAATGAGATTTGACAAAAACGCAACTCTGCCACAAGCTTTGGCAAGGCATTTCTATCTGAAAGAGAAGGATTATATATCTGCTCTGCAATGGGCCAAGGATGCACAGCAGAAAATGTACAATTCTTACATTGCAGACACATTGGGACAGGTGTACAAAAGCCACCTGAAATATGAAATTGAACGTGCTGAGGAGCTCACTCCAGAAGGGTTAGACAAATGCCTAAAATTAGCATTTCAGGCCACCAAAGCATTCAGAGATTCACAGGAACTCGCAAAGAAGGATGAGACAATGGATTCCCTTGATCTGCCCAACAGAAAGAGGCAACGAACCTACAACACATCTGGGTATGTCGGTGAAATGGAAGTTTCAATGATTGTTTTTGATATCATCAAAGATATTCCTTTCTTCAACAAAAGTGACGCACTCCAGCGAGACAAAATGCTGCAGTTCCTCAAAAACCACTTGCCAGTGAGTGATTTTCATGAAACAACAAACAGTACAAATGATCAATTCATTGCTGTTCTGTCAGACCACGAGAAATTCCTGGTCTCTTTGAAGCCACGGCTGAAGGAGATGTTCAGTTTTTTTGAGAACTACTTCACATATCTGAAGCCAAGGTCAATTGAGAAGGAGACAGCAGAGGACAGAAACAAACGGAAAGTATCAGAGCTCTTCAAGAAGTACATTCACATCTTCTGTTCCTCGGGAGAAGAGAGAGCCTCTGAAAGGGCCAGTAAACCAAAACTGAGTCTCCGGCAGGAGATAGAGGAGCAGCGGAACTATTTGGAGCAAAAGCGAGCAGATTCATTTGCTGGTCTTCTCCAGTATCTGAATGAGAAGAATGGGAATCAAATTGAATTAATTCTGAAGAAATGGCAGTTCATTGTTCAAAATTCTACACGGAAACTCATGGCTGACCGGATCAATTTCATCCTTGCAAACATTGTTCTTCACTGCATTAAGCAAAGCTCAACATTGCTGAAGAGGTACGAGGAGCTGGTCTCCCTTCTCAACGAGGCACTGCAAGAAGAGGGAACCCATTCAAACTGCACAGAGCTGTACTACCTCTCAATGTTGCTGATGTGGCCAAGAAAGGACAACCTGCTTGAGAGCACCACAACGTTCAAAAACATTGGCACGTATGTCACTTCATCGAAGAAATCTTTCCATCGTCGCTTCTCCCACATATTTCTGGCGAAGAGTTGCATCGCACATTTCTACCTCGGGAAATCAAGAGGACTGAGGAGAATAATTCACAAAGGCAGGCTTGATCAGTTGCTGTACAAAGAGGGACCCAAAACATCACACAAGAAGGCCTCATCCAAAGATAGACCCCCAAACCCGCATCAACTGTGGCAAAGTGGAGCAATATGGAGGGATCCTGAGATACAAAACCTGTTACAACGGGTCAAAGGGAAAACGGAAAACGGTGACATTTATGTTTACTACGGGGGCAATCTGAAAATCTCAGTGCGTCCAGTATACCTTGGTGGAGTCCGGAGTGGATGCAGTACGGAGGAGGTCTCCTTTTACCTTGGATTCACCATGGAGGGACCCGTCGCTTATGACATAAAGTATGAAAATGACCGGTAA
- the LOC109877612 gene encoding sterile alpha motif domain-containing protein 9 isoform X2 → MNRVSNLREFPQRIEDWTKEHVKEWLISSLKLPEVATELYEQDVCGASLVCIEKQDLTDFGVKFGPAIQIIKNVEILRNDLESVGRSMRSPESDPFRRQERFRFKAIPEARMGSHEETLDSDSVKLESVAPSLSSSWTSVEELRHSGSDVASPILQPMVESESIPAYGNMEDNTRQSETSISSFDHLRETAPNLEKRICPPRPFDQNDLSFTYIQNDTFPPESGPSNLIDPVHEYKLLPSTEEASEIDILEKFSNEVFRFSAACMNSRTNGTIHFGVTGGHGHMHGQVIGQNLPSFNMYTDRFDMHLKEHFGEETNIARACIRPPKFFQVQRLDGATSDKWVIEVDVVPSYSQTQEKLFYTSIISEQNGEEYKTECLFIRQGPKSINILANNNPRSLQEKMRGLTEEVKCWSSARKSKEESNCQQITQNQNHQGQRLKQLITHGRDTLESSLQVIVVTNKCHPSLHEHLGFLKEMKLFAVLEFDPESDMNGTCSFYRTDRIANLHYPRMYNTNDNVSTVIGKLNLFKQTSWVFCNGRANEVSEADRPFSTSEWLKKRAGEISDMVSFLCNPDVLSKDRLLVVFMLHSGVTDISCPILEAFCAIYRTLEGEDNMLCICKDSNVFSQWRDMINTRCKVDITSKCIYELSLTEIDCTIRKIKEPQTRSSRRYLPSSGSSSVLLTQKDEELMTVLDILSENECENTEIETKDTFEEFKTNTEEDFYRGGQVTWWNFYLSERPGCLPFIKRDKYEDLHNLITPTEGYTSPCIIINLFHHPGCGGTTLAMHVLWNLRCKFRCAVLKNTTAQNSEIAVQVTHLLTCGKEKQLSYSPVLLLVDNWEDVEDLQRCILSAANEKKKPDTLMVIILNCERSQIPAESSRNSRLDNVFMINKLSTKEQSFFEVKLKELKGHHQKPETFYAFMIMTNNFSEKYIKNLVCNTLKDLDTSRKEGQLFSLLALLNTYVNGSYMALSLCEDFVGIRNALWGKETLEDKMNPYSTLLMRFNIEEHGTYQAVRFLHQMIASNCLKVLIGKHKLQLGEITTSLLHCDLLYKSGMGKDILVQNIQSMLITRQRKELGHDKDTLFSPLIEDIQTDEGTSQIKEVLVRATMRFDKNATLPQALARHFYLKEKDYISALQWAKDAQQKMYNSYIADTLGQVYKSHLKYEIERAEELTPEGLDKCLKLAFQATKAFRDSQELAKKDETMDSLDLPNRKRQRTYNTSGYVGEMEVSMIVFDIIKDIPFFNKSDALQRDKMLQFLKNHLPVSDFHETTNSTNDQFIAVLSDHEKFLVSLKPRLKEMFSFFENYFTYLKPRSIEKETAEDRNKRKVSELFKKYIHIFCSSGEERASERASKPKLSLRQEIEEQRNYLEQKRADSFAGLLQYLNEKNGNQIELILKKWQFIVQNSTRKLMADRINFILANIVLHCIKQSSTLLKRYEELVSLLNEALQEEGTHSNCTELYYLSMLLMWPRKDNLLESTTTFKNIGTYVTSSKKSFHRRFSHIFLAKSCIAHFYLGKSRGLRRIIHKGRLDQLLYKEGPKTSHKKASSKDRPPNPHQLWQSGAIWRDPEIQNLLQRVKGKTENGDIYVYYGGNLKISVRPVYLGGVRSGCSTEEVSFYLGFTMEGPVAYDIKYENDR, encoded by the coding sequence ATGAACAGAGTCAGCAACCTCAGAGAATTCCCACAGAGAATCGAAGACTGGACGAAGGAGCATGTGAAAGAGTGGCTAATTAGTAGCCTCAAACTCCCTGAGGTCGCAACAGAACTTTATGAACAGGACGTGTGCGGAGCTAGCCTGGTTTGCATTGAGAAACAGGACTTGACTGATTTCGGGGTTAAGTTTGGGCCTGCGATTCAAATCATAAAAAATGTAGAGATACTGAGAAACGACTTGGAGAGTGTAGGGAGAAGCATGAGATCCCCTGAGAGTGATCCCTTCAGAAGACAGGAGAGATTTAGATTTAAAGCCATACCAGAAGCTAGGATGGGGTCACATGAGGAAACTCTGGATTCTGACAGTGTGAAATTGGAGTCGGTGGCGCCAAGTCTAAGCTCATCATGGACATCAGTGGAAGAACTGAGACATTCCGGTTCAGATGTTGCATCCCCCATTCTTCAGCCAATGGTAGAGTCGGAATCCATTCCAGCTTATGGAAATATGGAGGACAATACGAGACAAAGTGAGACGTCCATCTCATCATTTGACCACTTAAGAGAAACTGCTCCAAATCTGGAGAAGAGAATATGTCCCCCACGTCCCTTTGACCAAAACGACCTATCGTTCACATACATACAAAATGATACCTTCCCCCCTGAATCCGGTCCAAGCAATCTCATTGACCCGGTACATGAGTACAAGCTCCTGCCAAGCACAGAGGAAGCCAGTGAGATAGATATTCTGGAAAAGTTCAGCAATGAAGTGTTTCGTTTTTCCGCAGCCTGCATGAACTCTCGCACCAATGGGACCATTCATTTTGGGGTGACAGGCGGGCACGGACACATGCATGGACAGGTGATTGGGCAAAACCTGCCATCATTCAATATGTATACAGACAGGTTTGACATGCATCTCAAGGAACACTTTGGAGAAGAAACAAATATCGCAAGAGCATGCATCAGACCTCCAAAATTCTTTCAGGTTCAACGTCTAGATGGCGCGACTTCAGACAAGTGGGTGATAGAAGTTGATGTTGTCCCAAGTTATTCACAGACTCAAGAGAAGCTTTTCTATACCTCAATAATATCTGAACAAAATGGAGAAGAATACAAAACTGAATGTCTATTTATTCGACAAGGTCCAAAGAGCATCAACATTCTTGCAAACAATAATCCCAGAAGTCTACAGGAGAAGATGAGAGGTTTGACAGAGGAAGTCAAATGTTGGTCATCAGCACGTAAGTCAAAAGAGGAGAGCAACTGTCAGCAGATAACCCAAAACCAAAACCACCAAGGTCAGAGGCTAAAACAATTGATTACTCATGGGAGAGACACACTTGAAAGCTCATTGCAAGTTATAGTTGTCACAAACAAGTGCCACCCCAGTCTTCATGAACATTTGGGGTTTTTGAAGGAGATGAAGTTGTTTGCAGTGCTGGAGTTTGACCCAGAATCTGACATGAACGGGACATGCAGTTTCTACAGAACAGATCGCATAGCGAATCTTCATTACCCTCGAATGTACAATACTAATGACAATGTCTCCACTGTTATCGGAAAGCTGAACTTGTTTAAGCAGACAAGCTGGGTCTTTTGTAATGGTCGAGCAAATGAGGTCAGTGAAGCAGACAGACCTTTCAGTACCAGTGAATGGCTGAAGAAACGTGCTGGAGAAATCAGCGATATGGTTTCATTTCTCTGCAATCCAGACGTCTTGTCGAAAGACAGACTACTTGTGGTGTTCATGCTTCACTCAGGAGTCACTGACATCTCATGCCCTATACTTGAGGCCTTTTGTGCGATCTATCGCACTCTTGAGGGTGAGGATAATATGCTCTGCATATGCAAAGATTCAAATGTATTCAGTCAATGGAGAGACATGATAAACACTCGCTGCAAAGTGGATATTACTAGTAAATGTATCTACGAATTGAGCCTGACTGAAATCGACTGCACCATCAGGAAAATCAAAGAACCCCAGACACGGTCCTCTAGGAGATATCTGCCATCTTCTGGCTCCAGTTCAGTCCTCCTGACACAAAAAGACGAAGAGCTGATGACCGTACTTGATATACTGAGTGAAAATGAATGTGAGAACACTGAAATTGAAACCAAAGACACTTTTGAGGAATTCAAGACCAACACGGAGGAGGACTTTTACAGAGGCGGACAAGTGACTTGGTGGAACTTCTACTTGTCCGAGAGGCCAGGTTGTCTGCCATTCATCAAACGTGACAAGTATGAGGATCTTCACAACCTGATCACACCTACAGAGGGGTACACATCACCATGCATAATAATAAACCTCTTCCATCATCCAGGATGTGGTGGAACAACACTGGCCATGCACGTTTTGTGGAACTTGAGATGTAAATTCAGATGTGCTGTTCTGAAAAACACCACAGCACAGAACAGTGAGATCGCAGTCCAAGTCACACACCTGCTGACCTGTGGCAAAGAGAAGCAGTTGAGTTATTCTCCTGTTCTACTCTTGGTGGACAACTGGGAGGACGTTGAAGACCTACAGAGATGCATACTAAGTGCAGCCAACGAGAAGAAGAAACCTGACACTCTGATGGTCATCATACTGAACTGTGAGAGATCCCAGATTCCAGCAGAGAGCTCCAGAAACAGCCGACTTGACAATGTGTTCATGATCAACAAGCTCTCCACCAAAGAGCAGAGCTTCTTTGAGGTGAAACTGAAAGAGCTCAAAGGTCACCATCAAAAACCTGAAACGTTCTACGCCTTCATGATCATGACAAACAATTTCAGTGAGAAGTACATCAAGAATCTGGTGTGCAACACCCTGAAAGACCTTGACACCTCCAGAAAAGAAGGACAGCTATTTTCACTCTTAGCTTTGCTAAATACATATGTGAACGGCTCCTACATGGCCCTGTCCCTATGTGAGGATTTTGTGGGGATTAGGAATGCTCTGTGGGGAAAAGAGACACTTGAGGACAAAATGAACCCATACTCCACGCTACTGATGCGCTTCAACATTGAAGAGCACGGCACTTATCAGGCAGTTCGGTTTCTACACCAAATGATTGCAAGTAATTGCCTCAAAGTCCTCATCGGAAAGCACAAGCTTCAACTGGGGGAAATAACAACCAGTCTGTTACACTGTGACTTGCTGTACAAATCTGGCATGGGTAAGGACATCCTGGTTCAAAACATCCAAAGTATGCTGATCACGCGGCAACGAAAGGAACTTGGACATGACAAAGATACACTCTTCTCTCCTTTGATTGAAGACATACAGACGGATGAGGGAACCAGCCAAATCAAAGAAGTTCTTGTAAGAGCAACAATGAGATTTGACAAAAACGCAACTCTGCCACAAGCTTTGGCAAGGCATTTCTATCTGAAAGAGAAGGATTATATATCTGCTCTGCAATGGGCCAAGGATGCACAGCAGAAAATGTACAATTCTTACATTGCAGACACATTGGGACAGGTGTACAAAAGCCACCTGAAATATGAAATTGAACGTGCTGAGGAGCTCACTCCAGAAGGGTTAGACAAATGCCTAAAATTAGCATTTCAGGCCACCAAAGCATTCAGAGATTCACAGGAACTCGCAAAGAAGGATGAGACAATGGATTCCCTTGATCTGCCCAACAGAAAGAGGCAACGAACCTACAACACATCTGGGTATGTCGGTGAAATGGAAGTTTCAATGATTGTTTTTGATATCATCAAAGATATTCCTTTCTTCAACAAAAGTGACGCACTCCAGCGAGACAAAATGCTGCAGTTCCTCAAAAACCACTTGCCAGTGAGTGATTTTCATGAAACAACAAACAGTACAAATGATCAATTCATTGCTGTTCTGTCAGACCACGAGAAATTCCTGGTCTCTTTGAAGCCACGGCTGAAGGAGATGTTCAGTTTTTTTGAGAACTACTTCACATATCTGAAGCCAAGGTCAATTGAGAAGGAGACAGCAGAGGACAGAAACAAACGGAAAGTATCAGAGCTCTTCAAGAAGTACATTCACATCTTCTGTTCCTCGGGAGAAGAGAGAGCCTCTGAAAGGGCCAGTAAACCAAAACTGAGTCTCCGGCAGGAGATAGAGGAGCAGCGGAACTATTTGGAGCAAAAGCGAGCAGATTCATTTGCTGGTCTTCTCCAGTATCTGAATGAGAAGAATGGGAATCAAATTGAATTAATTCTGAAGAAATGGCAGTTCATTGTTCAAAATTCTACACGGAAACTCATGGCTGACCGGATCAATTTCATCCTTGCAAACATTGTTCTTCACTGCATTAAGCAAAGCTCAACATTGCTGAAGAGGTACGAGGAGCTGGTCTCCCTTCTCAACGAGGCACTGCAAGAAGAGGGAACCCATTCAAACTGCACAGAGCTGTACTACCTCTCAATGTTGCTGATGTGGCCAAGAAAGGACAACCTGCTTGAGAGCACCACAACGTTCAAAAACATTGGCACGTATGTCACTTCATCGAAGAAATCTTTCCATCGTCGCTTCTCCCACATATTTCTGGCGAAGAGTTGCATCGCACATTTCTACCTCGGGAAATCAAGAGGACTGAGGAGAATAATTCACAAAGGCAGGCTTGATCAGTTGCTGTACAAAGAGGGACCCAAAACATCACACAAGAAGGCCTCATCCAAAGATAGACCCCCAAACCCGCATCAACTGTGGCAAAGTGGAGCAATATGGAGGGATCCTGAGATACAAAACCTGTTACAACGGGTCAAAGGGAAAACGGAAAACGGTGACATTTATGTTTACTACGGGGGCAATCTGAAAATCTCAGTGCGTCCAGTATACCTTGGTGGAGTCCGGAGTGGATGCAGTACGGAGGAGGTCTCCTTTTACCTTGGATTCACCATGGAGGGACCCGTCGCTTATGACATAAAGTATGAAAATGACCGGTAA